A DNA window from Ornithobacterium rhinotracheale DSM 15997 contains the following coding sequences:
- the abc-f gene encoding ribosomal protection-like ABC-F family protein, whose protein sequence is MLQAQNVGVHFAGNYLFDGVTFRINKGDRVGLAGKNGAGKSTLLKILSKKQNPTEGEVVYEGQISVGYLSQDIDFEEGRTVWEEAQQAFEQLNYLQQRMDEVNHQLATRTDYESDEYHDLIHDISHLTERYTMLGGYTKDADIEKVLKGLGFKNSDFNRLTSEFSGGWRMRVELAKLLLQKHDVMLLDEPTNHLDIDSILWLEDFLKSYEGAVILVSHDKLFLDNVTNRTLEVANKRIHDYKANYTKYIQLRDERREQLKAEKKNQEQFIKHTEQLIDKFRAKASKASTAKSLQKKLERIDIIEVENEDVHSMNINFEASQRSGKVVFNLENVKKAFGDHTIFSNVNLEIVRGEKVAFVGQNGQGKTTLARCIVGELDFEGKIKHGHNVEVGYFAQNQHHVLVDTRTVLEEAEHAANENTRPRVRDVLGAFLFSGEAAEKKVKVLSGGERNRLALAKLLLHPSNVLIMDEPTNHLDIQSKEILKNALNNYEGTLILVSHDREFLSGLADKIVEFKEGEVKEFLGNIDEYLEYRKASNMREIEKVEQKKETTKSVEVQPERKEDKRIKNKISNLEAEIAQLEEEIANLEQKFMQENPSEEQLANYEALKNNLQEKMQNWEDLSEQL, encoded by the coding sequence ATGTTACAAGCGCAAAATGTTGGAGTACACTTCGCGGGCAATTATTTGTTTGACGGAGTAACTTTTAGAATCAATAAAGGCGATCGCGTGGGGCTCGCTGGTAAAAACGGAGCAGGAAAATCTACCTTGCTAAAAATCCTTTCAAAAAAACAAAATCCTACCGAAGGAGAAGTAGTTTATGAAGGGCAAATCAGTGTGGGCTATTTGTCGCAAGATATTGATTTTGAAGAGGGACGCACCGTGTGGGAAGAAGCCCAACAAGCCTTTGAACAGCTCAATTATTTGCAACAACGGATGGACGAGGTCAATCACCAATTGGCAACACGCACCGATTACGAGAGCGATGAATATCATGATTTAATCCACGACATCAGCCACTTAACAGAACGCTACACCATGCTCGGTGGCTATACCAAAGATGCTGATATCGAAAAAGTTTTAAAAGGTTTAGGATTTAAGAATTCAGACTTTAATCGTTTAACTTCGGAATTTTCAGGCGGGTGGCGTATGCGCGTGGAATTAGCCAAATTATTACTTCAAAAACACGATGTGATGTTACTCGACGAGCCGACCAACCACTTGGACATCGATTCCATTTTGTGGTTGGAGGATTTCTTAAAAAGCTACGAGGGAGCAGTGATTTTGGTATCGCACGACAAATTATTTTTGGACAATGTAACCAATCGTACGCTCGAGGTGGCAAATAAGCGTATTCACGATTATAAGGCAAATTACACCAAATACATTCAGCTGAGAGATGAACGCCGTGAGCAACTCAAAGCCGAGAAGAAAAATCAAGAACAATTTATAAAACACACCGAGCAATTAATCGATAAATTTAGAGCCAAAGCCTCCAAAGCTTCAACGGCTAAATCTTTGCAAAAGAAATTGGAGCGTATTGACATTATCGAAGTCGAAAACGAAGATGTCCACAGCATGAACATCAATTTTGAGGCATCTCAACGTTCTGGCAAAGTGGTGTTTAATCTCGAAAATGTGAAAAAAGCATTTGGAGATCATACGATTTTTAGCAATGTAAATCTTGAAATTGTACGAGGCGAAAAGGTGGCTTTTGTGGGACAAAACGGACAAGGGAAAACCACGCTGGCACGCTGCATCGTGGGCGAACTGGATTTTGAGGGCAAAATCAAACATGGGCACAATGTAGAAGTAGGGTATTTTGCACAGAATCAGCATCATGTGTTAGTGGATACGCGTACAGTGCTAGAAGAAGCAGAGCATGCCGCCAATGAAAATACAAGACCACGAGTGCGTGATGTTTTAGGCGCATTTTTATTCAGTGGAGAAGCAGCCGAGAAAAAAGTGAAAGTCCTTTCAGGAGGAGAGAGAAATCGTTTAGCTTTGGCTAAATTACTCTTGCATCCGTCTAATGTTTTGATCATGGACGAGCCTACCAACCACTTGGATATTCAGTCTAAAGAAATTTTGAAAAACGCACTGAACAACTATGAGGGAACTTTAATTTTAGTTTCTCACGACCGTGAGTTTTTAAGCGGACTGGCAGATAAGATTGTGGAATTTAAAGAAGGAGAAGTTAAAGAATTTTTAGGCAATATCGATGAATATCTAGAGTATAGAAAAGCATCGAATATGCGCGAAATCGAAAAGGTGGAACAGAAAAAAGAAACGACTAAATCTGTTGAAGTTCAGCCCGAAAGAAAAGAAGATAAACGAATTAAAAATAAAATTAGTAACTTAGAGGCAGAAATAGCACAACTCGAAGAAGAAATTGCTAATTTAGAACAAAAATTTATGCAAGAAAATCCAAGCGAGGAGCAATTGGCAAATTATGAAGCTTTAAAAAATAATTTGCAAGAAAAAATGCAGAATTGGGAGGATTTATCTGAACAACTTTAA